GGCACGGCATGTCGGCGGTGGAGGCCTACATGCTGTGCAGCGTCTGCGGCGACCTGCGCGTCAGCGAGATCGTGGACATGCCGAACTGGGTGGTCAGCTTCTACTTCCCGCGGGTGGTGCTGTCCTGACCATGTCCGAAACCAGGCCGCTGCTGGAGGTCCCGCTGCTGGAAGTTCAGGACCTGACCGTCAGCTTCGGCGGGCGGGACCGGGGCGACGCCCGCGCCACCGTGCTGGACGGGGTCGGCTTCACCCTGAACGCCGGCTCGGTGGTCGGGCTGGTCGGCGAGTCCGGCTGCGGCAAGAGCGTCACCGCCATGTCGATCCTGCGCCTGCTGCCGTCTCCGCCGAGCCGGGTGGAGCGGGGCAGCGTGCGGTTCGACGGCACCGACCTGCTGGCCCTGGACGAAGGCGCCATGCGCGACATGCGGGGCAACCGCATCGGCATGATCTTCCAGGAGCCCATGACCAGCCTGAACCCGACCTTCACGGTCGGCTGGCAGATCGACGAGGCGCTGCGCCTTCACACCGCCCTGGACCGGGCGGAGCGGCACCGGCGCTGCCTGGAGCTGCTCCGCCTCGTCGGGATCGGGGCGCCGGAGCGGCGGCTCGCGCAGTACCCGCACGAGCTGTCCGGCGGCCTGCGCCAGCGTATCATGATCGCCATGGCGCTGGCCTGCGAGCCGCGCCTGCTGGTGGCCGACGAGCCGACCACCGCGCTCGACGTGACGATCCAGGCGCAGATCCTGGACCTTCTCTCGGGCCTGCGCGAGCGGCTCGGCATGGCGATCCTGCTGATCACCCACGACCTGGGCGTGGTCGCGGAATATTGCGACGAGGTCGTGGTGATGTATGCCGGCCGGGTGGTCGAGACGGCGCCGGTCCGACCGCTGTTCGCCCATCCGCGCCACCCCTACACCGCGGGGCTGCTCGCCTCCATGCCCAGGCTCGACGGCGGCCGGGGCGTCCTGCCGACCATCCCCGGCATGGTGCCCAGTCCCGGCAAACGCCCGCCGGGGTGCCCCTTCGCCGACCGCTGCCCCAACGTCCTGGACCGCTGCCGGGCCGAGATGCCTCCGCTGGCGGGTGGCCCGGACCGCCATGCCTTCGCCTGCTGGAACCCCGCGTGATGACTTCGGCCCCTGAAGCGACGGCGCCCGACGACCTGCTGACGGTCGAGAACCTGACCAAGCATTTCCCGATCAAGGGCGGCGGCGTGATCCATGCCGTCAACGGCGTCAGCCTGAGCCAGCGCCGCGGCGAGACGATCGGCATCGTCGGCGAGTCCGGCTGCGGCAAGTCCACCCTGGCGCGGCTGTGCCTGCGGCTGGTCGAGCCGACCTCCGGCGCGATCCGGTTCGATGGCGAGGACATCAGGGCCTTGCCGGCGCGTGCGCTCCGCGCCCGCCGCCGCGACATGCAGATCATCTTCCAGGACCCCTACGCCTCGCTCGACCCCCGGATGAGCGTCGGCGACATCATCCGGGAGCCGCTGGACATCCATAGCATCGGCAACCGGGCCGAGCGGCGGGTCCAGGTCGCCCAGCTTCTGGAGAAGGTCGGGCTTCCCGCCGATGCCGCCCGGCGCTATCCGCACGAGTTCTCCGGCGGGCAGCGCCAGCGGATCGGCATCGCCCGGGCGATCGCGCTGAAGCCCAAGCTGGTCGTCGCGGACGAGCCGGTCTCCGCCCTGGATCTGTCGATCCAGTCCCAGGTGCTGAACCTGCTGGTGGCGCTGCGGGTGGAGATGAACCTGTCCTACCTGTTCATCTCCCACGATCTCGCAGTGATCCGCTATATCAGCGACCGGGTCGCGGTGATGTATCTGGGCCGGATCGTCGAGCTGGCGGACGTGGACACGCTCTACGCCGACCCCGCCCACCCCTACACCCGGGCACTGCTGTCGGCGATCCCGCAGCCCGACCCGGAACGCCGTCGCGCCCGCACCGTTCTGGCCGGCGATCTGCCCAACCCGGAATCACCGCCGCCCGGCTGCCCCTTCCATCCCCGCTGCCCCGCCGCCATGGACCATTGCCGCACCGTCGAACCGGCGGAGCGGAACATCGGCACACCGGACAGGCCGCATCTGGTGAGCTGCCATCTTTACGGTTGATGCCAAGGGCTTTGAAGGCGGTGCTACCGGGTGGTAGCATATGAACGACACGGACATCGGCTTTCGGGATTTTGACATGACGGTCAAGACATCGATTTTCTTGACGGATGAGCAGGAAGCATATGCCCGAAGCCTTGTGACCGCCGGTCGGTATTCCAGTCTCAGCGCGGTGCTTCAGCAGGGACTCGAACTGCTCAGGCGCGACAACGAGGCGCGCGATGCGGAAATCACCGGCCTGCGGGCACTGATCGAGCGGCGCCATTCGGAAGGCTTCGTCTCTCTCGAGGATAGCGAGCGGGACATCGACGCGATGCTCGAGAACAGAAGACAAGATCGTGCGGATTTATGACGTCCGTCCGGCCAGGGGCGTCGTCCGCGACTTGGCGCTGATTGAAAGCTTCCTCTTCAAAACATTCCGGAACCTGGGGGATAGCCCCGAGGATGCCGGCGACCGTGCCGCCGCCCGCGTCAAAGCTGCCGCCGCCTATATGCGGACATTCGACAGAAACCCGCATCTGGGTACCGAGCATCCCGGAATATGGCCGGGCCTGCGCACTGTGACCAAAGAATAGTTCATCTTCTACTTCGAGATCGACGAGCTCAGGTTCGAAGTCAGGATTCTCGCCGTCTTCTTCGGAGGAGAAGATCACACGCAGAGGATCATGGACCGGCTCCAATACTGAAGCGATGCGCCTTCGTCTATCGCCGTTCCTGCGGCGGCCGGACCAGCTTGGTCAGGGAGTCAAGGTTGCTGACCAGATGGTCCATGGCGAGCGACAGGGCGAACACCCGTTCCGCCTCGTCCGCCGGGAGGCTGCGGGTGGCGCCCTGCCGGCGGACCTCGGCCAGGGCGATTTCCAGCGCATGCCTCGCGTCCCGGACGGCGTCGATCCGGGGCAGGGGATCGCCCGACCGGATCGCTTGGGAGAGCTCCAGGAGATGGGCGCGGGCGGCTTCGGATAAACGGTACAGGGGGTCCGCCAGCGGTTCGCGCGGCCCGGAAGCCAGCGGCCCTCCACTGGTCCGCTGCGCAAAGACGATGGTATGCCACAGATGCTGGGCGCACCTCACGATCGTGACAGGATCGATGATCCGGTCGTGACTCCGTC
The Skermanella mucosa DNA segment above includes these coding regions:
- a CDS encoding ribbon-helix-helix domain-containing protein is translated as MTVKTSIFLTDEQEAYARSLVTAGRYSSLSAVLQQGLELLRRDNEARDAEITGLRALIERRHSEGFVSLEDSERDIDAMLENRRQDRADL
- a CDS encoding ABC transporter ATP-binding protein; the encoded protein is MSETRPLLEVPLLEVQDLTVSFGGRDRGDARATVLDGVGFTLNAGSVVGLVGESGCGKSVTAMSILRLLPSPPSRVERGSVRFDGTDLLALDEGAMRDMRGNRIGMIFQEPMTSLNPTFTVGWQIDEALRLHTALDRAERHRRCLELLRLVGIGAPERRLAQYPHELSGGLRQRIMIAMALACEPRLLVADEPTTALDVTIQAQILDLLSGLRERLGMAILLITHDLGVVAEYCDEVVVMYAGRVVETAPVRPLFAHPRHPYTAGLLASMPRLDGGRGVLPTIPGMVPSPGKRPPGCPFADRCPNVLDRCRAEMPPLAGGPDRHAFACWNPA
- a CDS encoding ABC transporter ATP-binding protein, giving the protein MTSAPEATAPDDLLTVENLTKHFPIKGGGVIHAVNGVSLSQRRGETIGIVGESGCGKSTLARLCLRLVEPTSGAIRFDGEDIRALPARALRARRRDMQIIFQDPYASLDPRMSVGDIIREPLDIHSIGNRAERRVQVAQLLEKVGLPADAARRYPHEFSGGQRQRIGIARAIALKPKLVVADEPVSALDLSIQSQVLNLLVALRVEMNLSYLFISHDLAVIRYISDRVAVMYLGRIVELADVDTLYADPAHPYTRALLSAIPQPDPERRRARTVLAGDLPNPESPPPGCPFHPRCPAAMDHCRTVEPAERNIGTPDRPHLVSCHLYG